The bacterium DNA window ACCTTCGACTCCGCCAAGAGGTATTACAACTACCTTTTCTGCGAATTTTCTTCTTTCCTTTACATGCATATGTTTGGAAGCATTACGGCATTCTCTCCTTCGCTTATCTCTGTAAGCTTTCAATTTATCAAGCAATTCTTCCCTATAGTATCTCTTTTGCTCACTAGTGAGCCTCGTAGGAAGTTCTTGAAGGAATGGCTCTACAATCTCTTCCCATTCGGATGGAATCAAGTCCACTGATTTGTATAATGTATGTCTCTCTCTGCCATGCCTTATTATCTTTTCCCTGACAAGTCCGAGGTAATGCAGTGTTCTCAAATCCGGTTTGATTGTATATTCTTCAGACCTGTTGAGTATATCGGCAATCTCCTTAGCAGAGACAAACTTTCCCTTCTTTCGGAGCGTCTCAAAAACCCTATATAGATGCCCTTCATAACTATTAAATAACTTAATAGCTTTGCGACGTATTCTTTCGATTTTTCTTCTCTGCGTCCAGTGGGCTATGGATTCGTGCGAAACCAGTAGATATAGAATCTCGTCTCGCAAGAAATCGAAATGAAGGGAGAGATATTGCGTCCTTAGGAGATCTTCATCTTTCTCAAGTATGCGAGGAAAACCCTTACCTGTTAAGAGAACCTCCAATGCATGCAAAAACTCCTTATACATACCTTCTTGTAGAAGTATATATACTATCTGCTCCTGAGTCTCTATTGGCCAGACTACTTTCTCATATCTTTGTATAAGTTTAATTGTCTTAATCTTCCTTCTATAAAACGTCTTAGCTCGCCACCTATTTCCAAGGCTTTCATATCTATGGCCTAATACACCATATGCACTGGCGAGTCTTATATAATCACTTCTGAATTCTTCTCTTCTTGTCTCACCATCCCAATCTCTCCATTTTTCTTTTAATCTCTTTCTTAAAAGGTCGTTGGCTTTCTTTTCTCTCCTCAACGCAGGTTTTATCTCATTTTGCAATACTTCGATATCTTTTCTATCAAGCATTTCTAATCTTGCTTTCACTATATCAGGTGAACATATAGACCTCTCTTTTTCATCAACTGTTAGCCTTCTTTCCTCTTGCAATAGAGCATGCATTTCCTTAGGAGGTACCTTCTTTTGGCTCAGCAAATTATAGGTATCCAGAAAACGCTGCTGTTGATTAAGCAATATTGCAAGAATTTCCATATCCTGGCGTCTATCTAGTCGGAGGTTGTCTAAGAACTTCATTGGCGTATATAGGACATTACGTCTTCTTCCAGGGGAGAAGGGCCTGAAGACATCTCTTTTTCTATCGGAATAAAGTAAGGATGTCTTCATATCAGTAAGACCAAGTATTGTTGTAACCTTTTCGAGTCCATCGGCTCGTTCGATGAATCCTTCTTCCCTCAAAATCTCTATGGCCTTTTTAATCTTCTCAATTCTTCTCTGATTTTTCTGATAATCGGGATGGGCCGGTTCGATTACATCCGGTTTTTCTTCGTTCGGATTTGTGGAATATTTTGAACCTTCAGGCATCAGTAAGACTGCCTTCTTATAAGAACGGATAATGCTATCTATTCTAAAGTGATAACTAAGGGCAACAAGGTCTTCTTTTATAGCGCTTAGATATCTCCATGCTACCACCCCTAGAATAGTAAATAGACCGACGATTCCTGCTCCAACGACCCACCACGCCCCTTTTACTATGGCAAATGCTGTTACCACTGATATCGTAAAAGCCCCCAAAATGCCAATTAAATCAAGGTCAATGGCAAAACCGCTTGGTTTTTGTAAATTATCCGGCAGATGAAAAATGGTCCTCACTAAGCCCACATTGACGGCAAAATGTGCCAGCGTTAGTCCAGCGATAGCCAAAATGGTAACAGGGTGCATAAGGCCCAGGATGGGAATAAACGTTGCTACTCCATAGGTAACACCAGTTAATCCCAAAACAGTGGGTGAGAAGAAATCTTTACGATTACCAAAAAGATGCGGTAACCAGAAACCTAACCCAATAATTAAGGGCATAAAGATTTGATAGCCCTCAGGGATGAACAGTGCTCCTAAAAAGAACACAAGAGGAGTCTCAAGCCAGGCAAAATAATGGATATAGGTTGGATTAGACCACCAGGCACCGCCGCCCTGCGGTTTGCCCTCCACGCGTTTTTGGTCGGCGGACTTGCGCTTGGTAATAGCTTCTCTATATTTTCCTATTTTAGTAAGTATTTCTTCAGGGCTTAACTGGTCAAATATTACCTGTCTGTTAAAAAGAATCTTATCTGCTTTGTCCTGTCCTATCATATTTCCTAATTTAGATTTTAACTGTGAAAAATTGTCCCAGCAAAATTCCCACTCTTTTCCATATTCTGCTGTCATTCTATCAATGTTTGCGCCTTGAGCTACTTTTTCTACTGTTTCTCTTGCTGCTTTTTTAAGAACTATTATGCTGTCTTCAATCTCTTCCGCCAGGTCTATTATTCGAGCCCTTATCTGCTCTTCAGATACCGGTTCCGGTTCGAATTTCATTGAGCGTGTCTTGCTTATCGGGACATGTGTTTTTCTTGTTGTTCTTGCTGTGGGTAGAGGTTTTTTTTGCTTCCGACCCAGTTGTGCTGTTTTCTTTTTCTTCTTGGAAGTGATTCCCAGCCAGTCTCCAATATTATGCCTGTAATGAAAAATGAGACTAAAAACGGAAATTCCTAATGTTATGACTACAGTCCACCGGTTGAATAATCTTGCCTGTTGCATAACCGGTGGCTTTTCCTTAACAGCCCCTGAACCTGTCATAAAAATATTGATATATCGCGCAAGAATAAGTGATAAGATAATGCTTGCAGCAGCATCCACTGCAAGTTTCCTGAATGTGGGAGATGTCAATCCGGCTTGGGGTTGGACGCCGAATGTCGCTTTTATGTTTTCTTTATCGGCATCTGACAGGTTCCAGAGTTTTTGTAGTTTGCTGCAAACGACCTGGCCAACCTCCTGGGTATTATCAAAGGAACCCGAACGGATAAATTCTTTGCATTTATTTTTGCCATAAATAACTTCAAATTTCTTCCGGACTGTATTATATTGAAAGACGAAGGGCAGAGCACTATTGTTCCTTCCCGCGGCAACTCCTAAAGCAAATGCGTCTTTCCCACTCGTCAACACTTCAGGCAAAAAGTCCATATCCTCTATTACTTCCCTGGCACCGAGTTCATCTTTCCAATTCTTTAGTTCAGCGAATGCCTCTTTTAGCTCCGCTGGAGGAAACTGAGAATAGAGGATTAAAGTCCTGCCACAAAGATGAATCGCAAAGACTGTCCGGGATGCTTGGCTTCCTAATAGAAGCGTTGGCCTTAATGCCCCTACAATCCCTGCTATTGCTCTCTCAAAGTCTGTCCTCTTCTTCCGGGGAGAAATTTCAATGTCGGAAGAATAATCCTCTCCCAGCCGCGGAGTTACCACTACATAGGATGTATTCCTTTCTCGCAGAAGTTCTGTAATCCCTGGCGTATGGAAACCTCCGGCAATGAGAACGGCAACTGTCACTCCTTCTTTTTCCATTTGGGAGATGGTGTTATCCACTAAAGCCTGGTTTCTCTTTAAAGCAATCTTATAGAACTCTTCAAATTTTGATAGATTGGCCGTTATTTCGGGCGCCATAAATGTCGCCCCTACATCATTTACTGTAGGGGACGGACTCTGTGCCGTCCCTAATGGGTGGCCACGGAGTGCCACCCCTACATTCCCGCTTTCCTTTGTTCGGCCACGGAGTGCCACCCCTACTGGGCGACCACGGAGTGTCGCCCCTACGTTATGTCTGGTAATGAAATCGGAGAACATCCCTGGAGTTATTTCATTGTGGTGTTTGTAATAATAAGCGAGGTCTTCATTGGAAACCTTGAGACTCACCAGGTCCTCTAGAACACCAAGCATCCTGGAAAGTTTTACTAATTCCCTCTCCTCTTCTCTCTCGCATAGTCTCAGTTTAACTTCTTCCTCCAACTCACTAATCTCTGAGAATAGCTTATTCTGGTCTATCCTGTCGTAGAGTTTGTTGTACCTGATATACAAGTTGAGATTGGGATACTCATTCTTTCCTTCCTTAGAAGTCACAAGCTCGGTCAGTATTCTGGGGTCTTGTGACCTCACTCCCTTACCCATCCTGGAAGAGAGAGACTGGAGATAAGTATAGTATTCAGCCGATGTTACCTTCCCTAATCTATAGTCAAGGCTCATAACCAGAAGGTCGGATAGTTCATCGTTAGTTAACTTCTTGCTCAGCTCTTTTATGTATTCTGACCTCTCGGAATCTACTCTGGAGAAGTCTATCTTTTCCTCAAGTTTAGATGTCTCGACAAACAATTCGAAATTGGGATATTTTGCCGTTGGGCGACCACGGAGTGTCGCCCCTACATTTCCCTGTGAAAAACCATAAAGGTACTGGCAGTATTGACTGAGGGATATTTTCTTTTTCTGGTAGGATTCTATCTTTGATTCTAAATCTTTTAATCTCTTGTTATACAGGCGGGCTTTAAGTGGGTTAATCTCTTCCTGAACTTTCCGGAAGTAATTCCTCAACCTTTCTCCTGAATATATGCCTTCGTCAAAGGCTTTCAGGTTCTTTTCATATGCCCGTTTGTCCTCCACTCCATAAATGTTTACAACTGGCGCCTTTTTATCTCCAGTTATGGCAAAATATTCCTCTCCGGTAATCTTTCCTTCCTTAAGAAATTCGCTGGCTACTTCCTCCTTTATCTTTTTTTCAGGGAAAGTGGAGAGAAGTGTGGTATCCACAAGACCCGAGGAACCTTCAACACATATCAAAAGAGGCAGAGTAGACTCTTTAGCTACACCCTTCTGGAGATACTTCAGGATGTTGGCGCTGTTTAGCTGGGCTTCAGGACTGGAATGGGCATCCTGGATGTGGATAATCAGTCTATTTCCCATCCCTTGGGGCTTATCGCTTGACCCTTGCGTATGGACTTCTTTTACTGTGCCATATTCGGAAGGAACGGTGAATAGATTTTGAGGAGTGATAAGTGAGGATACTTCACCTGCTACGTCTTTCTCTTCGAGCTTCTTTCCTAAATCTTTTCGTTTATCTGATGGGTGAGGTTTTTCCTGGGTAGCAAGTAGCTTCTGCCTGGCTTTACGCCTCTCTCTCCAGAAACTTCTATCCGGCACAGAAGCTCCCACTACCTGGGTGAAGAAAAATACGCTGCTTACAACAAGCGCCAGGACTCTAAGCCATATTTTATTTGCCTTGCTACACCACCAACTAACCATCTTCTCCCCTGTAAAGCTTTCGCTTTACACTCCTGGAGTGTCAAACGAAAGTTTGACCAAGTAAAGCTCTCGCTTTATACTCCAAAGCAAAAGAGCTCCCAAGTTCTTGACACTAACGAATAAATTTGTAATCTTGACATTCCTGACTAAAAATGATATGTTTATACAGCTTGGCAAGGAATGCCTCGTGAGTAGGCAATCAGAAAAATGCGTGAAATTAGACGAGGCTCTCCTTAACAAAATCGTATGAAGAAGGAGGCAATTATGAACAAAATTACGGTAGAAATTAATCCCCAGGAAGTTAAAAGAGCTATTTCTAAACTTCCTCCCAAAGAAAGAGTTAAATTTCTGGAAGAGCTTGAAGAGAAACTTTTTCCTTATAGGTTCCGACAAATTATCTCTATCCTGCGCTCTAAAGCAAAAAAACCCGTTTCTCTTAAGAAGGTCACCCAAATCTGTAAGAAAGTAAGAAAGAAACTCTATGAAGAAGAAACTAAAGGTAGTAATTGACACCAACATATTCATTTCTTCCTTATTAGGGGGAAGAACGGTCAAGTCTATATCCCAGTATTTTGAAGAGAGAAAGTTTGTATTAATATTATCGGAATTTATTATCAAAGAAATTAAAGAAGTATTAACCAGCAAAGAACTGGGTAACATCTCAATCAGAGACGTAGAAGACTTATTTAAAACTATTGATATAAACGCTGAATTTGTAAAACCATCAATAAAAGTAGATATCTGCCGTGACTTAGAAGATAATAAGATTTTAGAAACTGCTCTTGAGGGCAAAGCCGACTTTATAGTATCGGGAGATAAAGATTTACTTTCTCTTAAATCGTTCCACAAAATTCCTATAGTTTCCTTTAAAGAATTTCTGAAGTGTTTAAAGAAATAAACAAAACTATTCTTCCTCCCAAGCGAGGCTGAAGTTTGGTTGGAGGAGACCTTTTCTGCTTCCCGGGAAGCGAGGAGTTTCTGCCTGGCTTTACGCCTCTCTCTCCAGAAACTTCTATCCGGCACAGACGCTCCCACTACCTGGGTGAAGAAAAATACGCTGCTTACAACAAGCGCCAGGACTCTAAGCCATATTTTATTTGCCTTGCTACACCACCAGGCTACCATCTTCTCTCCTCATCACGAATTCCCATTGAGAATGTTTTGTAGCAGCAAAGCGCAAGCTTTGCTTTCTTTCAGCAGAGCTTCGCTCTGCAGCTACATTCTCCCGCTATCGCTTTGTAGCTACATCCTCTCGTTATCGCTATGCGGTTCCCGTTAGACCCCCTTCATTCTGGTGGACTCTTGTCCATTTCCAGACCTCTCATCTTATCTAATAGATTATCAAAATCGATCGGTTTAAATAAGTAATCTGCTGCTCCCATCTCCACTCCTCTCTTCCTGCGAATTCCGTTAACTACTGATATCATCATCACTGGAATTGAATTTAGCGCTTCATCTCTCTTGAGAGCTTCCAGTACTTCAAAACCATCCATTTCAGGCATAAGCACATCTAAGGTAATAAGATCTGGAGGACTTGCTTTAGCCTTCTCTAACCCCTCTTCCCCACTCAAGGCAAGAGTTGCTTCATATCCTTCCGCTTCTAAATTAATCTTAATCAGATATCCCACAGGGAAATCGTCATCAATAATTAAAATCTTACGCAACTTCATCGTAATCCTCCTTCAGAGAATATACATTCTATATTAACGCCAAGCTTTGCTTTCCTGTAGGGGACGGACTCTGTGCCGTCCCTTGGGCGACCACGGAGTGTCGCCCCTACAATGCAGAGCTATCGCTCTGCAGCTACATCTCCCCTACTCTGACCGTCCCCAAGGAAGAGGGGAGTTTTATACAAAAAAGGCCGGACTGTTCGTAACGGGTTCCCCATACTCGTTATCGGCAGCCCGGCTAGTTCAACTTCAATGTTGTCTATCTATGTAACCCCGAGGCTTTGCGCCCCCCGATTGCTCGGGGTTTGCCCTTTCGGAATATTAAAACGTTATCAAGAATCTGTTGTAGGGGACGGACGCAGTTTATGCCGACCTTTCGGCATGCCGTCCCTTCCTTTGGGCGACCACGGAGTGTCGCCCCTACAATGCAGAGCTATCGCTCTGCAGCTAAAGATTATGCCTGAATTTCATATATCGTCTCTTGAGCCTTGATTCCATCAAGATATTCCTTATCTACTGGCGCTGCCGGCAGAATAATCATACCATCCTTCCTAATCTGAGGCAATAACTCCTCTGCCCTTCCAGGATACTTCTTCTCTATGAACTCTATCAACCATTTAGAAACTTTACCCTCTATTGCCACTACCAGTCCTGCTGCTGTGGATAATATCTCTCCCTTTTCCGCAGGATTAAGCACGATCCAGAGAGTCTTCTCCATAATCTCTCTCTGTCTTGCTTTCTGCCATCTATCCTCGCTATCGGTAACAATACTGACTTTAATCCCATTACCGCCTGTCGTCCCCAGTAACCTCTCAGTGATGATGGAGAATACTGCCTCAGCACTTATCTTCTTTTGAGTCCTGGATATGCCTACTATTCCTCCCACCTTCTTCAATGTTTCCCGGTCAATTATCAATTTCTTATTTATTATCCTCGCCACATCCTCTGTTGATAGACCACACGCACTCATAAGGTCCCTTAACATTTGTTCTATGACTTCTTCAGTTACACCTTCTTCACTGCAAATAAAGGCGAAGTTGACCCTTTTGAGATTCTCTTCTTCTTTTGCTGCATCAATTATGTTCTTCATAACTTTGAGAGCCCCCATACTCTTCGGCCTGACTCTCAGCGTTCTCTTCATCATGGAATGAGTGGGCTCTTCCTCAAGATCCATTTCCACGAGAGTAGATAAATCGACCGCGACTACTCGTGTCACTTTGCCGCCTAAGCTTTCTCGTCCGATTTTATACTCTGAGAACGGCTCACCCTCTCGCAAGCTGAAGCTTGCGGCTACCCCGGACGGTATTTCTTCTGATCGGTAGCCGGCGGCTTTAGCCGGCGATGACTCTATGCCCTTCTCAGTTGGACTGATTCTCATAAGATACCTGAGGGCAGTAGCAAATCCTCCCACATAGAATAGTGCGCCTATCGCCTCCCTGCCCCGTAAACTAATCTCCAGTACAGGATACCCTCCCTCTCTGAGTTCTTCAATCGCCAAACTCTCTTTTTCTCTTCCAACTTTCAAGCGTATAAACGCTGACTTCTTTCCAAATTCTCTGCCAGCGGCAAATTCTTCTTTCCCTATCACAATAATTTCCTTCCCTTCTTTCCCCAGAGGCGAAATAACTCCTCGCCATACCTCACCAAATTCTGCCAGTTCCTCAGGCAATACCAGAACTATCTGGCGCCCTGCCTGCCTCATCGTTTCCTGGAAGGCTGCCAGTCTTACACCCAGGTTCTCCTCGGCATTCTCTTCTCTACATATCTCCATTCCTCTTATGCCACTCTCCACAAATCCCTTTATATCCACACCTGCCAATGCTAATACAAACAAAGCGCCTTCGCTAAATATTGCAGAAGAACCACTTATCCCTTCAGGAACATCAAATGTCCCCAGGAACTCCCTCTCCCTGGCTTCTTCAGCAAATGGAGTATTAGTTTCCGTTATTGCCACGAAGTGCTTACCTACCTGAGATGCAATCTCCTCAGTGGAAATTCCCCGGGCTTTGTATAATTTGGTTAACTTATCATACAAATATTTTACAGGCTCGGCAGAGGAAACCACAAACAAGGTCTCCTCCGGATTTATCTCACTTTCCATCGTCTCTTTTAGTGCCTCGGGACGCATAGACTCCAAGACAGAGATTTCAGGATAACCTCTACTCTCCCCTGTTATGTCCGCTGCCACTTCCGTATATAGCCTGGCTTTTTCTCCAATCACCACCACTCTCTCATAATCTCTCCTCACCATTATGGCTAACTTTTCAATTCCTTCTGTTTCTACCGCCATCTGCTTCGGAAGAGATGTCCAGCCCAATAATTGAATAATCTCTGGACTCTCCTGTTCAAAACCTTTCTTCACCACTAACCGCCTGGCAAGTTCCAATGTCTTCCTAATTTCTTCCTCAGATATTCCTTGTCGCGGACCGAGCAAGCTCATCAACAGGTCTGCTCTTCTTGAAGGCTTGCGGAAAATGGCTGCAACAAATCTCTGTCCTCCCTCAAACAAAGACTTAAGCGCCTGCCACACAGCTTCCAGCCCCAAAACCTGAGGTAATCTGACTCGCTCCACTTCCACGATACCAGTTCCTGCAAGGCTAACCTTCCGGTACATAGCCGAGACGCCAATAACCGCGACAGCACAAGCCAATACTCCCCATCCTAATCCAAAAGGAAATCCAAAACTGCTCTCCAATCCAGCATGCTGCCCACTGTTTATAATCTCCCCGACTGCCCCAAACACATCTGAGTTCATAAATAATAGAATTCCCAATCCACCAAAGAAACGCTTAACGATGAAGTGATCAGGTGATATAATCTTACCAGAAGGCTTTGTTTCCACAGGCGTGGTTAATGCCCGGGATATTTCTTTTGCCCTTTTCGGGGTTATAATTGTAATGCCTGTATGCAAAGGAGCAGACAGCATCATCTTGGCAATATCATCAGAAAGCGTAGTTCGCACATTGCCCCAGTAGAAATCATCAGCATTAATAGAAACTCTATTACCTTTGATTATCCACTGATGCAGAGGATGTCCCCTATACATAGCTATCTTCTGGGTGTTCGTGTTTGCGGTGGGGCATGTTTGAATCTCAATACCATTATCTCTGATGTACTGTAGTAACTCTTCAATCTTTTTAAGATTAGAACCATCCTCAATAGCTTCACCTGCAGAAGAATAACCTTTCTTAGGACCCTTTGTTATTATAGAACCTCTTGGCGCTAAGATAGTTCCGTGAAGGACTGCTCCGATTCCTCCACTCTTTGTTATTCCATCTTCCACAAATTCAAGATGCTTTCTCACCCGTTTCTCACGACCCGGTATATCGGCTATTTCCTTTTGTCTATCTGTTGTGTACTCCTTCCTACTAGGTAACTCTTTGGTTGCCCTGTAAGTATGTCCCATATCACCTAAATGAGCCATTGCCTCCATGCCCTGAGCCCGGGCCTTCTCGATGACACGTTTATAATCTGAAGTCTTACTAAAGTGTGTATTCATTCGAGCGTCAATAATGGCCTCTGCACCTGAAAAATCAATGCCTATTATGCGATTTCTGTATTCTTCACTTTCTTCTCTCAATGCAATAATTTCATTAACAACTTCTTCGACATTTGCCACAGAATTCTTCTCACTATGTCTGGCGAATGAAGCAACTAATCTTGCAGAAAATTTCCCTCCGTAGATTTCTTGAGCAAGTTGTTCTGCCTTGGAAAAGCCAGCTATGATGGCCTTTACCACTTTCTTTATATCCGGTTCAAACTTCCTCGAGTTTACACCGATTAATACCCGGAGGTCCCTCACACCATCGGCAAAGTGTTGTAATGCGACATGAGTAATCGCTCTTTCCAAGCTTGCTAAATCATACACGCCATCTCCACGGCTAAAGCCAGTTCGTGCATGTAGCCCTAAAACCTCTAAAATTACCTGTTTTGCTCTATCAGGGAGTTGGTGCCATAACATATCTTTCTGAGCGCAATCTTCTAACAAGGCAATACGCTCCCTTCTATCAGCAGCATCTAACTCCATTTTGTCCACAGCCTCTCTGAATTTTGTTAAAAGAGCTCTGTTGAATAGAATCATCTCGTTCCATACAAATCCTTCGTGGATAGAGTTGCCTATATGGGCATGCCAGTGTCTCTTCGGCCATGCCCTTACAGCGGATACAACTGCCTGATATGCTAAATTTCCGTAATCAAATTCACCGTCTTCTCTTTTAACCTCAGTGATTAATTCATCTATGGCACTTTTTGCTTTTTTCCCTACTCTATCCGAAACTATATTTAAAATTTCAATAATGTGCCTATTACCATCAGAGGCAATTTCTTTCTCCAATTCTGTTTCAATTGCTTTAACAACATTCAAATCTTCTTTACTTAGACCAACTCCCGAGATTTCAGAAGCCGAATCAACGACCAGCAACCTCTGCCGGCCGGACAGATGAGAAATCATCCATTGCTTTTTCTTCTCTATATAATTTCTTATATCTTTCTGGTAAACCCCCTCTTTCATTCCATACTCAAGAACTAATTCAATGATAGGTTTCTGTTGAGCTTGAAGCTTCTTAACCTCTCTCAACTGTCTCTGGTTCACTCTATATGTGTATCTACCGACCTTATAGGTAGTACGCTTCAAGATACGAATCAGTGACTTAAATTTCTCCCTGTCATTATAACTTCTTATTAACACTTTCCAGAATTCTTGAGTGTCAATATCTTCATCAGCAATAAGTGCAGCAAGCATATCTGCCTGCTGTTCAGTATTTAGTTTATGGAAGTTTATTACCTTCTGAAGGTCAGTCCTTAATTCGCCGAGGGCTCTCTCTTCTACTGTGGTAGGATTAGCGTGGCTGGGGTCTAATTCTTCGGTGAGTTCTGCTTCAATTAATGGTACGGAGACTAAGGTATCGTAATCTAAGATTAAAATCCCGGCCATCCGGTCAGCTAACTCTTTATTCCCAGCTACAAGCTGCAGCCGGATGGTACTTAAGTCAGGGTAAGTCTCCAACAGATTGTTCACTGCTCTTTGTAGATTATCTGCCCTTTTATTCTCACCTAAACTTCTTAAATAATTTAAGACCTCGTCAAAATTACCTTCTTCTAAAACAACCGGCTTATTGAGTCTCCAGGTGTCAGTGGCTGGAACTCTCTTTTTGATGCCTGAAGTCTCAGGTTCGGGAGAAGATTCCGCTCTCCCTGCTAATCTTTCCTCTAATAACTGTTGTGCGCCAACTGTTCCTGGAGCAGGCCAAACTCTAACGTTACCAGGCAGGTCTACATCAGGAGCGAATATCCAGCCTTCCGACCCGGGAAATACCCTGGATATCTCCTTATTTCCCATAATTAAGATACTGCCTTCATCTATTTGCTCTCCTAAGATTCTGCGGACCACATCGGCTGGATCTATGTCCTCTATTACCATATCAACAGCGCCAAACTCGCCCAACTTGGCTGTAACGGGTAAGTTACTTCTTCGGAAGCGCCAATTCAAATA harbors:
- a CDS encoding MBL fold metallo-hydrolase, with translation MVSWWCSKANKIWLRVLALVVSSVFFFTQVVGASVPDRSFWRERRKARQKLLATQEKPHPSDKRKDLGKKLEEKDVAGEVSSLITPQNLFTVPSEYGTVKEVHTQGSSDKPQGMGNRLIIHIQDAHSSPEAQLNSANILKYLQKGVAKESTLPLLICVEGSSGLVDTTLLSTFPEKKIKEEVASEFLKEGKITGEEYFAITGDKKAPVVNIYGVEDKRAYEKNLKAFDEGIYSGERLRNYFRKVQEEINPLKARLYNKRLKDLESKIESYQKKKISLSQYCQYLYGFSQGNVGATLRGRPTAKYPNFELFVETSKLEEKIDFSRVDSERSEYIKELSKKLTNDELSDLLVMSLDYRLGKVTSAEYYTYLQSLSSRMGKGVRSQDPRILTELVTSKEGKNEYPNLNLYIRYNKLYDRIDQNKLFSEISELEEEVKLRLCEREEERELVKLSRMLGVLEDLVSLKVSNEDLAYYYKHHNEITPGMFSDFITRHNVGATLRGRPVGVALRGRTKESGNVGVALRGHPLGTAQSPSPTVNDVGATFMAPEITANLSKFEEFYKIALKRNQALVDNTISQMEKEGVTVAVLIAGGFHTPGITELLRERNTSYVVVTPRLGEDYSSDIEISPRKKRTDFERAIAGIVGALRPTLLLGSQASRTVFAIHLCGRTLILYSQFPPAELKEAFAELKNWKDELGAREVIEDMDFLPEVLTSGKDAFALGVAAGRNNSALPFVFQYNTVRKKFEVIYGKNKCKEFIRSGSFDNTQEVGQVVCSKLQKLWNLSDADKENIKATFGVQPQAGLTSPTFRKLAVDAAASIILSLILARYINIFMTGSGAVKEKPPVMQQARLFNRWTVVITLGISVFSLIFHYRHNIGDWLGITSKKKKKTAQLGRKQKKPLPTARTTRKTHVPISKTRSMKFEPEPVSEEQIRARIIDLAEEIEDSIIVLKKAARETVEKVAQGANIDRMTAEYGKEWEFCWDNFSQLKSKLGNMIGQDKADKILFNRQVIFDQLSPEEILTKIGKYREAITKRKSADQKRVEGKPQGGGAWWSNPTYIHYFAWLETPLVFFLGALFIPEGYQIFMPLIIGLGFWLPHLFGNRKDFFSPTVLGLTGVTYGVATFIPILGLMHPVTILAIAGLTLAHFAVNVGLVRTIFHLPDNLQKPSGFAIDLDLIGILGAFTISVVTAFAIVKGAWWVVGAGIVGLFTILGVVAWRYLSAIKEDLVALSYHFRIDSIIRSYKKAVLLMPEGSKYSTNPNEEKPDVIEPAHPDYQKNQRRIEKIKKAIEILREEGFIERADGLEKVTTILGLTDMKTSLLYSDRKRDVFRPFSPGRRRNVLYTPMKFLDNLRLDRRQDMEILAILLNQQQRFLDTYNLLSQKKVPPKEMHALLQEERRLTVDEKERSICSPDIVKARLEMLDRKDIEVLQNEIKPALRREKKANDLLRKRLKEKWRDWDGETRREEFRSDYIRLASAYGVLGHRYESLGNRWRAKTFYRRKIKTIKLIQRYEKVVWPIETQEQIVYILLQEGMYKEFLHALEVLLTGKGFPRILEKDEDLLRTQYLSLHFDFLRDEILYLLVSHESIAHWTQRRKIERIRRKAIKLFNSYEGHLYRVFETLRKKGKFVSAKEIADILNRSEEYTIKPDLRTLHYLGLVREKIIRHGRERHTLYKSVDLIPSEWEEIVEPFLQELPTRLTSEQKRYYREELLDKLKAYRDKRRRECRNASKHMHVKERRKFAEKVVVIPLGGVEGPGRSCLYVKAGYTRFILDCGQGIKETQPFMPQFDLIDEGIDFVLISHPHIDHIGSLLELIDLFGNVPIFTTEPSKEKIEVQLG
- a CDS encoding putative toxin-antitoxin system toxin component, PIN family, yielding MKKKLKVVIDTNIFISSLLGGRTVKSISQYFEERKFVLILSEFIIKEIKEVLTSKELGNISIRDVEDLFKTIDINAEFVKPSIKVDICRDLEDNKILETALEGKADFIVSGDKDLLSLKSFHKIPIVSFKEFLKCLKK
- a CDS encoding response regulator; its protein translation is MKLRKILIIDDDFPVGYLIKINLEAEGYEATLALSGEEGLEKAKASPPDLITLDVLMPEMDGFEVLEALKRDEALNSIPVMMISVVNGIRRKRGVEMGAADYLFKPIDFDNLLDKMRGLEMDKSPPE